The Chanodichthys erythropterus isolate Z2021 chromosome 12, ASM2448905v1, whole genome shotgun sequence genome contains a region encoding:
- the LOC137032661 gene encoding small integral membrane protein 28-like, with the protein MRRLLDSSWIKFGPAGRDDWVSGSPSPPTVEQRLQGYHWNELSTENSGKSELILYAVLPFVTLIVFGIAFVLLYRRFRQNKLGLNNIIALDLQDPERNAEILSSLTGNAERLNSTSSDMSDGVFLMVYLPPPYEDTLTKITRAASLSSGKDVESIKIEDLEAKLCPELKASGEFV; encoded by the exons ATGCGACGATTGTTGGACAGCAGCTGGATAAAGTTTGGACCAGCAGGAAGAGATGACTGGGTTTCAGGGTCTCCTTCACCGCCTACTGTGGAGCAACGGCTACAG GGTTACCACTGGAATGAGCTTTCGACGGAAAACAGTGGGAAATCAGAGCTTATCCTGTATGCCGTTCTCCCGTTTGTCACGCTCATCGTGTTCGGTATCGCGTTTGTCCTTCTTTACCGAAGATTCAGACAGAACAAGCTCGGACTGAACAACATCATCGCACTGGACCTGCAGGACCCGGAGCGCAACGCCGAGATTCTGTCGTCACTCACCGGGAACGCGGAGCGGCTAAACAGCACGAGCTCAGACATGTCTGACGGGGTCTTCCTCATGGTCTACCTCCCGCCACCCTACGAGGACACGCTGACAAAGATCACGCGCGCTGCCAGCCTCAGCAGCGGAAAAGACGTCGAGTCCATCAAGATTGAAGACCTCGAAGCCAAACTGTGTCCGGAGCTCAAGGCGAGCGGGGAGTTTGTCTGA